In one Silene latifolia isolate original U9 population chromosome 10, ASM4854445v1, whole genome shotgun sequence genomic region, the following are encoded:
- the LOC141607338 gene encoding protein MKS1-like translates to MDCHPFDDSIQGGRPPRKELQGPRPAPLKVRKESHKIKKPPVVPPGTMPSQQMPPPQQPRQPVIIYTVSPKVIHANPNEFMPLVQRLTGPDHATSSSTSHHRVFSGVIAPVARFGSIEMAKMPFDGSIRSDVLEGQDVEAVERRVFLPSVLSPGPNSFPPISPDFFSPFFRDQTRNYNNSNSNNHTNMNVNHEISNYVEGSSNNYIGNNPFSSSNNFTSPGAVISPNSLEFLHHILNT, encoded by the coding sequence ATGGATTGTCATCCCTTTGATGATAGTATTCAAGGCGGCCGACCGCCACGAAAAGAGCTCCAAGGCCCTAGACCAGCCCCCTTGAAGGTGAGGAAAGAGTCCCACAAGATCAAAAAACCACCCGTTGTTCCACCTGGTACGATGCCATCTCAGCAGATGCCGCCACCTCAGCAGCCACGTCAGCCTGTGATCATATACACCGTGTCACCTAAGGTAATCCATGCTAACCCTAATGAGTTCATGCCTCTCGTACAACGGCTAACTGGCCCTGATCATGCCACCTCATCATCTACTTCGCATCATCGTGTATTTAGTGGGGTTATAGCACCCGTGGCAAGGTTCGGTAGCATTGAAATGGCGAAAATGCCCTTTGATGGTAGTATAAGAAGTGATGTTCTGGAAGGGCAAGATGTGGAAGCAGTAGAAAGAAGAGTGTTTTTACCAAGTGTTTTGTCACCAGGACCAAATTCATTTCCTCCTATTTCACCTGATTTTTTCTCCCCATTTTTTCGCGATCAAACTCGaaattataataatagtaatagtaataatcaTACTAATATGAACGTTAATCATGAAATAAGTAATTACGTAGAGGGGAGTAGTAATAATTACATAGGTAATAATCCATTTTCTAGTAGTAATAATTTCACGTCTCCTGGTGCTGTTATTTCCCCTAATTCTCTTGAATTTTTGCACCATATCTTGAACACTTGA